ATTTTCTTCAATATAATCAGTGAATGTAAGCTGACTTGCTTGCTCTACAATTAGCCCAAGTAAAATATATCCAGCATTGTTATAATGAAATCTTTCGCCTGCTTTAAATTTCATTGGTTGGTTCTGAAATAATGGTAAGAGATCTTCTAAGGTTCTTATACGGTACATCGGGTTCTTAATCCACAATTGCTCAAAATCATCCATAGTTTCCTCATCAAAATAATCAGGTATCCCAGACGTATGTGTTAAAAGATGATGAATCGTTATATCTTTATCAAAATTCGGAAAAGAAAAATTCAGGGAATCTTCTAACTTTGTTTCAAAAGAAAGTTTTCCTTCCTCTACAAGCTGACAAATGGCTATAGATGTAAACAGCTTGCAACCCGATGCTATTCCATATCTTGTAATGGTACTATTTTCAATTCTTTCAGAACGATTAGCATAACCGTAGCTTACCTCTGTCAAAACTTCATTGCCTTCTTCAACCAGTACGCTTCCAGAGAATTTATTCTGATCCTGAATATAGGCAATACGATCTAAAATGTTAGTTTTCACAATAACCCCTCCAAAGTTTTATTTCTTCAATAAATCTGCTCCGATGGATTAACAGCCATTTTTAAGACATCTCAGATGGCGGGATTGGACGGCCGCACCTTAGCTTCTAATTAATACCTTTGTATATACAACCATCTTCTTAAAATCTAGAATTAATTGGTTTTTTCAATAAAATCAGTGCCAATAATGCCATCAAAACAGTAAGTTTCTCGGGCGATTCCTAACTGTATCAAAAAATTATCCAACAAGTACGAATATATCTCAAGATTCGACACGGGTTGCTCATAGCATAATTCACTCTCCCCACCAACACCATACATCCTTCTTGCTTTCCCATAAGTCGGATCAATACTTAAGCCTATCTCTTGAACTAGATCAGTATCAAATATGGTATTGGAAGAACCTGTATCAATTAAAACTTGCTTTAAAGTCATCATTTTGTCGTTATACTTCAGTTTAACCGAAATGATAGGTAGTCCGTTTTCAATATTAATTTTCACTGATACCTCCTGCTCCTAACCCCGGTAAACTGTTCTTCAATAACTTCGATATCCTTGTTACAAGTATGGAAAATATACAATTCTCGACTTCGATCCTTCAAATGTAATATATTTGTAACCTTAACATGCTTCAACAGAATTATTGAACTCCGAAATGACTGACATTCCTTCAATTTCACGTCGGTTGTCTTTAGATTCATCCTTTAAAGCTTCTACGAGGACCCAACTGTCTGGATATTGATTTCTTATCTCTTCCCATTTCATATCGAATCCCCCCTTGTATAGACGAGGTCCTGGTCACTCGATGCGTAAACTTGGTGTTGTCTAGATGTAGACCAATAATCATTTATGATTTAAAACCTGCTTTACTCTAGGATGAACGAACCAAACTCCTATCGGATAAAACCATATTAATAGTAATGTTTTAATATACTCTCTAAAACTTACATTCCTATTTTTTTCTAACATAACTAAGGACTTAGAAAGAAAGTATAGTCCATAAGCTATTGCGTACATTGAATAAAGATGAATCAAAATAAAAACAATGTTTTCTAGTAAGTTAATTCCAAATAATTGAAATAAAATGCTTACTACCATATAAATGCCAGCTAATAAAATGTTAATTAAAAAATATGTTACGCTAGGCTTCTTTTCGATCTCATTCTCCTTATCGAAAAGAATGGCTAAGGATATGAACCATAAAAGCATAATTATGCCATTAACCATTATCACTATGTTAGTAAACAAGAAAATAGTATCTGTAGCTAATGGTAGGAAAAATGATAGATATATAAATGCAATTGGAAAAGATAGTAACATAAACAATTGCCATGTTTTTAATGTTGATATAACGTTCAAACTCTCCACCTTCTTCATATTTTTTTCTTTTTAAATTCTCGGGTAACACGATAAGTATATCGGTTTCAGATAACATTACGCATTACAGGCGTAGGCTGAGCTTAGTATTCGCACTTAGCGATAAGCCAAGCCGACTCGGTTAGCGAAGGGATGTGTCGAGTAATACTTCTCTGTCCACTCTAAGAGACCAAGAACGCTTGCCGCCCGATTCGTAGATATAGTGTTAACTGACGTTATTAATTATTGATCCCTAGAATGTCATTCCAATTTTCTTTTATCACCATAATATCTCTTCTAACTCTATGAACGTTATCTATTAATAAGTATTGATCCAATACGGACTCCATTTCATTAACAGAAGCGTACCTTTCTAATTTTGGAGAAAACTTTCTTAAGTAAGGATCATTTGGTTTACCTATACACTTAACCAATGTATCTAGTGCAACTAAACTCATTGGTCTACCAAGTGATAACCAATGTGCAAGTTTATGCCATGTTGGCCTAGAAAGTGCAGCTAATCGCCCCCAAGCCTCATTTACAGGTGATGTTACTTTATCTTCCATCCAGTCTAATACTAAAGGTGACCTAAACTTGTGCAAACAGCCAAAGGCGGCATGAGGCAATTTTTGCGGAGATATATTCTGTAAATGATGTTTTACATTCTTAAAGCCTTCAACAAATGGTAAC
This genomic interval from Caldalkalibacillus salinus contains the following:
- a CDS encoding retropepsin-like aspartic protease; the encoded protein is MKINIENGLPIISVKLKYNDKMMTLKQVLIDTGSSNTIFDTDLVQEIGLSIDPTYGKARRMYGVGGESELCYEQPVSNLEIYSYLLDNFLIQLGIARETYCFDGIIGTDFIEKTN
- a CDS encoding serine hydrolase, whose amino-acid sequence is MKTNILDRIAYIQDQNKFSGSVLVEEGNEVLTEVSYGYANRSERIENSTITRYGIASGCKLFTSIAICQLVEEGKLSFETKLEDSLNFSFPNFDKDITIHHLLTHTSGIPDYFDEETMDDFEQLWIKNPMYRIRTLEDLLPLFQNQPMKFKAGERFHYNNAGYILLGLIVEQASQLTFTDYIEENIFKKASMVNSGYFEFDSLPNSTALGYIDFPNGTWKTNIYSLPVKGGSDGGAFVTVNDMANLWDSLVNNRLLSEEYTRMLLTPYIRTHDKNSFYGYGVWIEKNEDEIFKYYIMGYDPGVSFHSAFYPKTSIKTVICSNKSKGVHQIMKEIEEEI